The proteins below are encoded in one region of Coffea arabica cultivar ET-39 chromosome 4c, Coffea Arabica ET-39 HiFi, whole genome shotgun sequence:
- the LOC113743030 gene encoding sm-like protein LSM1B, with protein sequence MSWAGPEDIYLSTSLASYLDKKLLVLLRDGRKLMGTLRSFDQFANAVLEGACERVIVGDLYCDIPLGLYVIRGENVVLIGELDLDKEELPPHMTRVSSTDIKRAQKAEREATDLKGSMRKRMEFLDLD encoded by the exons ATGTCTTGGGCAGGCCCGGAAGACATCTATCTCTCTACTTCTCTTGCAAGCTATCTTGACA AGAAATTGCTTGTTTTGCTGCGGGATGGTCGAAAGCTAATGGGGACTCTTCGTTCCTTTGATCAATTTG CTAATGCCGTGCTTGAAGGCGCATGCGAACGTGTTATTGTTGGTGATCTTTACTGTGATATCCCATTAGGGTTATATGTTATTCGCGGGGAAAATGTTGTCTTAATTGGTGAACTG GACTTGGACAAAGAAGAACTTCCCCCACACATGACTCGTGTTTCATCCACAGATATTAAAAGG GCACAAAAAGCAGAAAGGGAGGCTACAGATCTTAAAGGTTCTATGAGGAAGAGAATGGAGTTCCTTGATTTGGATTGA
- the LOC113742401 gene encoding uncharacterized protein isoform X2, whose product MLNEHFQLLNKFQWNICRFEKIVFRRPKEFSNFSSWPIHAVIFEVDDRETIGGSAYGGQRAVCCTADLAKLGVCQQGDVIYRPSTINPGWPQVFDVRFQADELDAALQPSSIQITKTGMYNLYFIHCDLNLKEVTVEGKTIWKNPSGYLPGRMAPLMNFYGFLSLAFVVLGLFWFSQYARFWREVLTLQNCITLVITLGMFEMALWYFDYAKFNEAGIRPIGITVWAVTFGAVKRTVSRLIILMVSMGYGVVRPTLGGLTSKVLMLGGTFFIASEVLELVENVGAISDLSGKARLFFVLPVAVLDAFFILWIFTSLSATLNKLQARRMLAKLDIYRKFTNALAVAVIVSVGWICYELYFKSSDVYNEHWQNAWIIPAFWQVLSFSLLCVICALWAPSQNSMRYAYSDDGGDEFDKDDSLTLIKPSLIPSKDVRSAPEVRLAHGDNGLSNGDLEEDKTE is encoded by the exons ATGTTGAATGAACATTTCCAACTTCTTAACAAGTTTCAATGGAATATCTGTCG TTTTGAGAAGATTGTATTTAGGAGGCCCAAAGAGTTTTCAAACTTCAGCTCGTGGCCAATTCATGCAGTTATTTTCGAGGTTGATGACAGGGAGACAATTGGGGGCTCAGCCTACGGGGGCCAAAGAGCTGTTTGTTGCACAGCAGATCTTGCAAAACTTGGAGTGTGTCAACAGGGGGATGTCATTTACCGGCCGTCAACTATTAATCCTGGTTGGCCTCAAGTGTTTGATGTCCGATTTCAAGCTGATGAGCTGGATGCAGCACTACAACCAAGTTCCATCCAAATAACTAAAACTGGGATGTACAATCTCTACTTTATTCATTGTGATCTGAATCTGAAAGAGGTCACTGTAGAGGGAAAAACTATATGGAAAAATCCTTCTGGTTACCTGCCTGGTAGAATGGCCCCGCTTATGAACTTCTATGGTTTCTTATCTCTTGCATTTGTTGTTCTTGGCCTATTCTGGTTTTCACAGTACGCAAGATTCTGGAGAGAGGTTTTGACATTGCAAAATTGTATTACTCTGGTGATAACGTTGGGCATGTTCGAGATGGCTTTATGGTACTTTGACTATGCAAAATTCAATGAAGCTGGAATCAGGCCCATTGGAATAACTGTTTGGGCTGTTACCTTTGGTGCTGTGAAACGTACAGTTTCACGTCTCATCATTTTGATGGTCTCAATGGGTTATGGTGTCGTCAGACCAACTTTAGGTGGCCTTACATCTAAGGTCCTTATGCTTGGAGGGACATTCTTTATTGCATCCGAGGTCCTTGAACTGGTAGAAAATGTCGGTGCTATAAGTGATCTTTCAGGGAAGGCAAGATTGTTTTTTGTTCTTCCTGTTGCAGTATTGGACGCTTTCTTCATTCTCTGGATATTTACATCTTTGTCTGCCACTCTGAACAAGCTTCAG GCTCGACGAATGCTGGCCAAGCTTGACATTTATCGGAAGTTCACAAATGCATTGGCTGTAGCAGTTATTGTGTCTGTTGGCTGGATTTGTTATGAG CTCTACTTCAAGTCAAGTGATGTGTACAATGAGCACTGGCAAAACGCGTGGATCATTCCAGCTTTCTGGCAAGTCTTGTCATTCTCTCTACTTTGTGTCATCTGTGCTCTATGGGCTCCATCTCAGAACTCGATGAG GTATGCCTACTCTGATGATGGAGGCGACGAGTTTGACAAAGATGATTCTTTGACACTCATAAAACCTTCCCTTATTCCTTCGAAGGATGTAAGAAGTGCACCTGAAGTGAGACTAGCGCATGGCGACAATGGGTTATCAAACGGTGATTTAGAAGAAGACAAAACAGAATAA
- the LOC113742401 gene encoding uncharacterized protein isoform X1, with translation MLRRRSIKAFIFIAALFCAVSLLPGEASVHRYPGEKFGIKGNAFIVHGGSEGIYSSLPGFNASSKPDSFIRFEKIVFRRPKEFSNFSSWPIHAVIFEVDDRETIGGSAYGGQRAVCCTADLAKLGVCQQGDVIYRPSTINPGWPQVFDVRFQADELDAALQPSSIQITKTGMYNLYFIHCDLNLKEVTVEGKTIWKNPSGYLPGRMAPLMNFYGFLSLAFVVLGLFWFSQYARFWREVLTLQNCITLVITLGMFEMALWYFDYAKFNEAGIRPIGITVWAVTFGAVKRTVSRLIILMVSMGYGVVRPTLGGLTSKVLMLGGTFFIASEVLELVENVGAISDLSGKARLFFVLPVAVLDAFFILWIFTSLSATLNKLQARRMLAKLDIYRKFTNALAVAVIVSVGWICYELYFKSSDVYNEHWQNAWIIPAFWQVLSFSLLCVICALWAPSQNSMRYAYSDDGGDEFDKDDSLTLIKPSLIPSKDVRSAPEVRLAHGDNGLSNGDLEEDKTE, from the exons ATGTTGAGGAGGAGGTCAATCAAAGCGTTCATCTTTATTGCAGCATTGTTCTGTGCTGTCTCGTTGCTTCCCGGGGAAGCTTCTGTGCATCGGTACCCCGGTGAAAAATTCGGCATCAAAGGCAATGCTTTCATCGTCCACGGTGGTAGTGAGGGAATTTACTCTTCTCTCCCTGGCTTCAACGCCTCTTCCAAACCCGATTCTTTCATCCG TTTTGAGAAGATTGTATTTAGGAGGCCCAAAGAGTTTTCAAACTTCAGCTCGTGGCCAATTCATGCAGTTATTTTCGAGGTTGATGACAGGGAGACAATTGGGGGCTCAGCCTACGGGGGCCAAAGAGCTGTTTGTTGCACAGCAGATCTTGCAAAACTTGGAGTGTGTCAACAGGGGGATGTCATTTACCGGCCGTCAACTATTAATCCTGGTTGGCCTCAAGTGTTTGATGTCCGATTTCAAGCTGATGAGCTGGATGCAGCACTACAACCAAGTTCCATCCAAATAACTAAAACTGGGATGTACAATCTCTACTTTATTCATTGTGATCTGAATCTGAAAGAGGTCACTGTAGAGGGAAAAACTATATGGAAAAATCCTTCTGGTTACCTGCCTGGTAGAATGGCCCCGCTTATGAACTTCTATGGTTTCTTATCTCTTGCATTTGTTGTTCTTGGCCTATTCTGGTTTTCACAGTACGCAAGATTCTGGAGAGAGGTTTTGACATTGCAAAATTGTATTACTCTGGTGATAACGTTGGGCATGTTCGAGATGGCTTTATGGTACTTTGACTATGCAAAATTCAATGAAGCTGGAATCAGGCCCATTGGAATAACTGTTTGGGCTGTTACCTTTGGTGCTGTGAAACGTACAGTTTCACGTCTCATCATTTTGATGGTCTCAATGGGTTATGGTGTCGTCAGACCAACTTTAGGTGGCCTTACATCTAAGGTCCTTATGCTTGGAGGGACATTCTTTATTGCATCCGAGGTCCTTGAACTGGTAGAAAATGTCGGTGCTATAAGTGATCTTTCAGGGAAGGCAAGATTGTTTTTTGTTCTTCCTGTTGCAGTATTGGACGCTTTCTTCATTCTCTGGATATTTACATCTTTGTCTGCCACTCTGAACAAGCTTCAG GCTCGACGAATGCTGGCCAAGCTTGACATTTATCGGAAGTTCACAAATGCATTGGCTGTAGCAGTTATTGTGTCTGTTGGCTGGATTTGTTATGAG CTCTACTTCAAGTCAAGTGATGTGTACAATGAGCACTGGCAAAACGCGTGGATCATTCCAGCTTTCTGGCAAGTCTTGTCATTCTCTCTACTTTGTGTCATCTGTGCTCTATGGGCTCCATCTCAGAACTCGATGAG GTATGCCTACTCTGATGATGGAGGCGACGAGTTTGACAAAGATGATTCTTTGACACTCATAAAACCTTCCCTTATTCCTTCGAAGGATGTAAGAAGTGCACCTGAAGTGAGACTAGCGCATGGCGACAATGGGTTATCAAACGGTGATTTAGAAGAAGACAAAACAGAATAA